The window TTGCTGTTATTGCTATTGATTGGGGTTGTTGTTGTAGCAGTCACTTACTTTGTTGTTTTCGTAGAACGCGGTCAACGTCGTATCGTCGTTAACTACGCAAAGCGTCAACAAGGTCGTAAAGTATTTGCTGCCCAAAGCACGCACTTGCCTTTGAAAGTAAATATGGCTGGTGTTATTCCTCCAATCTTTGCATCGAGTATTATTTTGTTTCCGGGAACTATCGCTACCTGGTTCGGTTCAGGTGAAGGTGTTGTCGCCGACTTTTTACAACAAGTGTCGATGACATTGTCTCCCGGTCAGCCGCTTTATGTGTTATTGTACGCGGCTGCAATTATTTTCTTCTGTTTCTTCTATACTGCGTTGGTATTTAACCCGCGCGAAACAGCTGACAACTTGAAGAAATCCGGCGCTTTCATCCCAGGCATACGCCCGGGTGAGCAAACGTCGCGTTACATTGACAAAGTAATGACTCGTTTGACCTTAGCAGGTGCTCTGTACATTACCTTTGTCTGTTTGGTTCCTGAGTTTATGATGATTGCTTGGAACGTTCAGTTCTACTTCGGCGGTACATCGTTATTGATTATCGTGGTTGTCATCATGGACTTTATGGCACAGGTACAGACTCATATGATGTCTCATCAATATGATTCTGTGCTTAAAAAAGCTAATCTTAAAGGCTACGGTCGATAAGGTTAGGTAGAACGGAGAGTAGCAATGAAAGTTCGTGCTTCCGTGAAGAAAATCTGTCGTAATTGTAAAATCATCAAGCGTAACGGTGTAGTTCGCGTTATTTGCTCTGATGCGAAACACAAACAACGACAAGGTTGATTCGAAGGAAAGGTCGGCGGCTTAATAGTCGCCGCCTTGAAGTATTTGCAATTCGGCAATCGGTTGAGTATCCTAACGGGCTTTTCAACTGATGCCTACAAATTAAAGGAGACGTGTTAGTGGCCCGTATCGCTGGCATTAACGTTCCTGACAATAAACATGCAGTTATTGCCTTAACTGCTATCTATGGTATTGGGCGTACTCGCTCGCAGCAAATTTTAGCTGCAACGGGTATCGCTGAAGATACTACGATTGGTTCATTGTCAGAAGACAAACTGGACGCGCTTCGTGACGCAGTGTCGAAATTCGCAGTCGAAGGTGACTTGCGTCGTGAAGTATCTATGAACATTAAACGTTTGATGGACCTCGGGTGTTTCCGTGGACTTCGTCATCGTCGCAGCCTTCCTCTACGTGGACAGCGCACTAAAACAAATGCGCGCACCCGTAAAGGACCGCGCAAACCAATTAAGAAATAGGGGGATTGAGTAATGGCTAAAACACCAACTCGTTCTCGCAAGCGCGTTAAAAAGCAAGTCGCCGATGGCATGGCTCACGTGCATGCATCTTTCAACAACACCATCATCACCATTACTGATCGCCAGGGTAACGCACTAGCGTGGGCTACCGCAGGTGGATCGGGTTTCCGTGGTTCACGGAAATCAACGCCGTTCGCAGCACAGGTTGCAGCAGAACGAGCAGGTGAAATGGCGAAGGAATACGGACTGAAAAACCTGGAAGTATTTGTGAATGGTCCAGGCCCAGGTCGTGAATCATCGATTCGTGCCCTGAACGCCGTTGGTTACAAAATCACAAATATTACCGATGTGACACCGATTCCTCACAACGGTTGTCGTCCGCCTAAGAAACGTCGCGTTTAAGGCGTGAATCGATAGTTGGAGAAAGATCATGGCAAGATATTTGGGTCCTAAGCTCAAGCTGAGCCGTCGCGAAGGAACAGACTTGTTCCTTAAAAGCGGCGTTCGCGCAATCGATTCTAAATGTAAGATCGAAACTGCACCAGGACAACACGGCGCGCGTCGCGGCCGTTTGTCAGACTACGGTGTTCAGTTGCGTGAGAAACAGAAAGTTCGTCGTATGTACGGCGTTCTGGAAAAGCAATTTCGTAACTACTATAAAGAAGCAGCTCGACTTAAAGGCAATACTGGTGAGAACCTGTTGCAATTGCTAGAACAGCGCTTAGATAACGTAGTTTATCGTATGGGTTTCGCGTCAACACGCGCTGAAGCTCGTCAATTGGTTAGTCACAAAGCAGTTGTTGTGAATGGCCAGGTAGTGAATATTCCATCGTTCAAGGTTCGTCCTGAAGATGTCGTTTCTGTTCGCGAAAAAGCGAAAAAGCAGGCACGTATCGGAGCAGCACTGGAACTTGCAGAACAACGTGAGAAGCCAGTCTGGATAGAAGTAGACAACAACAAAATGGAAGGTCAATTTAAACGTCTTCCAGAACGTAGTGACTTGTCTGCTGAAATAAACGAACAGTTGATCGTAGAGCTTTACTCTAAGTAAGGCTTAAGCATAGAGAGAGGACACAATGCAGGGTTCTGTTACCGAATTCCTAAAGCCGAGGTTAGTCGACATCGAGCAAATTAGCCCGACTCATGCCAAGGTTACACTGGAGCCTCTGGAACGCGGCTTTGGTTATACACTGGGTAATGCGTTACGTCGCATTTTACTATCGTCAATGCCAGGTTGCGCAGTGACTGAAGTTGAAATCGACGGCGTGCTGCATGAATACAGCAGTAAAGAGGGTGTTCAAGAAGATGTCATCGAAATTTTGTTGAACCTGAAGGGGCTGGCTGTCAGCGTTGAAGGTAAAGACGAAGCTACGTTGACCTTGAATAAATCCGGAGCAGGTCCTGTAACAGCAGGCGATTTCACTCACGATGGTGATGTAGAAATTGTTAATCCAGAGCACGTTATTTGTCACTTAACCGGTGACTATGAGCTTAACATGCGTGTTAAGGTCGAGCGTGGTCGCGGATACGTTCCTGCGGCATCACGTCAGTCAGCTGACGATGATGAGCGTCCAATCGGTCGTCTATTAGTAGACGCTTCGTTCAGCCCAGTAGAGCGCATCGCATATTCTGTTGACGCAGCTCGGGTTGAACAGCGTACTGACTTAGACAAGCTGGTTATCGAAATGGAAACCAATGGTACGTTGGATCCAGAAGAAGCGATTAGACGTTCTGCCACAATTTTAGCAGAGCAGCTAGACGCTTTCGTTGAACTTCGAGACATCAGCGAGCCGGAACAAAAAGAAGAGAAGCCGGAGTTTGATCCGATTCTTCTTCGTCCGGTCGACGACTTGGAATTGACTGTTCGGTCTGCGAACTGCTTGAAGGCAGAAGCGATTCAGTACATTGGTGACTTAGTACAACGTACCGAGGTTGAGTTGTTGAAAACACCTAACCTAGGTAAAAAGTCGTTAACTGAGATTAAAGATGTGTTGGCATCACGTGGCTTGTCTCTGGGTATGCGCCTGGAGAATTGGCCACCAGCTAGCTTAATTGAGAACGACTAAGGTCACCTTAGTAATAGATTTACTGAGAAGGGTATAGGTATGCGCCATCGTAAGAGTGGTCGTCAACTAAATCGAAACAGTAGCCATCGTCAGGCGATGTTCCGTAACATGGCAAGTTCGCTAGTTCGCCATGAAATTATCAAAACGACGTTGCCAAAAGCTAAAGAGCTACGTCGCGTGGTAGAGCCATTGATTACATTGGCAAAACAAGACAGCGTCGCTAATCGTCGATTAGCTTTCGCTCGTACACGTGACAAAGAAATCGTTGGTAAACTGTTTAATGAATTAGGCCCGCGTTATGAAGAGCGCGCTGGTGGTTACACTCGCATTATGAAGTGTGGCTTCCGAGCGGGTGATAACGCACCTATGGCTTACATTGAGTTAGTTGATAGACCAGAAGTGGAAGAAGTTGAAGAAGTAGTTGAAGAAACTGCCGAGTAAACTCATTAAAAAGGCCAGCTTAAAGCTGGCCTTTTTCTTTTTAATTCGTTTTAAAAAGCTTGTAGCTACTTATTATTATAGATTGCGGTTAATTCCCCTTTATCCAAGTGTCCTTTTTCAACAAGCCATTGTAACTTTTCCTGTTCAAGTCCAGAGCTTTTCGCTTCCAAAGCAAGTAATCGCCATTGTTCCTTAGAGATAGACGTTTTATCGTCATTATTTCCTAAGCTATTAAAAAAGTTCTTAATACCTTCCAGGACATAGTCAGCAGATTCAGGTAATAATCTCAGTGTACCTATAACTGATGAGAGTAAGTTTTCTGATGAACTCTCGTGAGCCGTTCTTATTATTGATTCTGAATAAGAAGGATAATTTTGGAGAGTTAGGGTTATTAAACTGTCGGCTTTTTCCGGTGAATGTTTCATAGCCAAGGGTAGAATATCATCAATATACGCCGGTTCTGTTTCGATCGCGGTTTGAACTATCATTTCCACACTCTCAGGAAAATATTCCAATGCTGTTTCGACTACGATATAGGTGACAGCCGGTTCAGCTTGAATAGCAGCTTTTATAATAGCCTTTTTCCGGTTTGGCTCAGTATCAAATGCAGCTGACACAATATAGGCGGCGTGTTCCGGGTAGTTATTAATGAGTATTCGTACCGTCCGCATTATCGATAAATTTTTATTAAGATGGTTTTCAATTATCGACGAATAGGTTTTTAAAAGCTTAGCTTCTTTTATTGTCGATGACTGTTCTGAATTAGGTTCGGCAATTGATAATGACGGAAAGCCGGTTAGGGATATCCCCATAATACTTAGCGCAAGAATATAGTTATAGTAGTTACGGCGCATAGCTAGTTATTCCCCTCCTAATCCACTAACACGTCTATCATTTGAATCATAAACGTAGCGATAGTTCAAATAATCATTAACATAAGAGATTAAAAAAACACCATTTATATCTTTTTTCCGGTTCATGTGAAAAAGATCTTGAAAGGTCCAAAAAGATCTCTATAATTCGCCGCCGTTGTCACGAGATACTCACTGAGTTGAGTCGGGCAACGGCGGTTTTGTCAGTCGGACAAAAAGTCCAGAAAAAGAGGTTGACGAAATCATCGGGAAGTGTAGAATACGCCTCCCTGCTTCGGAAGAAGCAACGCTCTTTAACAATACTATCAAGCCAAGCAAACTGTGTGGGCACTTGCAGAAGTTACGCAAAACAGAAATATGTATTGCAACTTTTGAATGAGTGTTCAGCTACATTAAGTAGCAAAACGCGTAATTCATTGAGTTGATTGAACTACTTTTAATTGAAGAGTTTGATCATGGCTCAGATTGAACGCTGGCGGCAGGCCTAACACATGCAAGTCGAGCGGTAACAGAGAGAAGCTTGCTTCTCTGCTGACGAGCGGCGGACGGGTGAGTAATACTTGGGAATTTGCCTTTAGGCGGGGGACAACCACTGGAAACGGTGGCTAATACCGCATAATGTCTACGGACCAAAGTGGGGGACCTTCGGGCCTCACACCTAAAGATGAGCCCAAGCGGGATTAGCTAGTTGGTGAGGTAAAGGCTCACCAAGGCGACGATCCCTAGCTGTTCTGAGAGGATGATCAGCCACACTGGGACTGAGACACGGCCCAGACTCCTACGGGAGGCAGCAGTGGGGAATATTGCACAATGGGCGCAAGCCTGATGCAGCCATGCCGCGTGTGTGAAGAAGGCCTTCGGGTTGTAAAGCACTTTCAGTGGTGAGGAAAGGGTGATAGTTAATAGCTATCACAGTTGACGTTAGCCACAGAAGAAGCACCGGCTAACTCCGTGCCAGCAGCCGCGGTAATACGGAGGGTGCAAGCGTTAATCGGAATTACTGGGCGTAAAGCGTACGTAGGCGGTGTGTTAAGCTAGATGTGAAAGCCCCGGGCTCAACCTGGGAATTGCATTTAGAACTGGCACGCTAGAGTCCTGAAGAGGGTGGTAGAATTTCCAGTGTAGCGGTGAAATGCGTAGATATTGGAAGGAATACCGGTGGCGAAGGCGGCCACCTGGTCAGAGACTGACGCTGAGGTACGAAAGCGTGGGGAGCAAACAGGATTAGATACCCTGGTAGTCCACGCCGTAAACGATGTCAACTAGTTGTTCGTGTCATTAAGACGTGAGTAACGCAGCTAACGCACTAAGTTGACCGCCTGGGGAGTACGGCCGCAAGGTTAAAACTCAAATGAATTGACGGGGGCCCGCACAAGCGGTGGAGCATGTGGTTTAATTCGATGCAACGCGAAGAACCTTACCATCCCTTGACATCCAGTGAATTTTCCAGAGATGGATTAGTGCCTTCGGGAACACTGAGACAGGTGCTGCATGGCTGTCGTCAGCTCGTGTTGTGAGATGTTGGGTTAAGTCCCGCAACGAGCGCAACCCTTATCCTTAGTTGCCAGCGGTTCGGCCGGGAACTCTGGGGAGACTGCCGGTGATAAACCGGAGGAAGGTGGGGACGACGTCAAGTCATCATGGCCCTTACGGGATGGGCTACACACGTGCTACAATGGCGCGTACAAAGGGCAGCGAACCTGCGAGGGTAAGCGAATCTCATAAAGCGCGTCGTAGTCCGGATTGGAGTCTGCAACTCGACTCCATGAAGTCGGAATCGCTAGTAATCGTGGATCAGAATGCCACGGTGAATACGTTCCCGGGCCTTGTACACACCGCCCGTCACACCATGGGAGTGGGCTGCACCAGAAGTGGTTAGTTTAACCTTCGGGAGAACGATCACCACGGTGTGGTTCATGACTGGGGTGAAGTCGTAACAAGGTAGCCGTAGGGGAACCTGCGGCTGGATCACCTCCTTACATTATTGCGAACGGACGTGAGTGCTCACACAGTTTGCAGGCTTGATATTAAAAGAGAAGAAACTGGGTCTGTAGCTCAGCTGGTTAGAGCGCACCCCTGATAAGGGTGAGGTCGGCAGTTCAAGTCTGCCCAGACCCACCATTTTGAGCGTCTGGGCTGCGTTGGAAAGCCACTTGCATAGCAGGCTATGCGTCGTGCCTTCCCGTCTTGCCAGTCACTCAAAACCCCTTGTCGGGGGTGGTCGAAAGCCCACAACGGGGCCATAGCTCAGCTGGGAGAGCGCCTGCCTTGCACGCAGGAGGTCAGCGGTTCGATCCCGCTTGGCTCCACCACTTCTTCTCTTGTAACCGTTAGCGTTAAGTGTTCTTGGTTAAGAATGTTTACCGGTAACTTTGTGTTACACGCTCTTTAACAACATGGAAAGCTGATTGTAAATAAAGTAAGAAATGCCACTCTACTTGAACAAACCGTAAGGTAGAGGCGTATCGAACTTGTGTACAGCGAGAACAAACAATCTTGGTCATGTATTCCAGACACCTTCGGGTTGTATGGTTAAGTGACTAAGCGTACACGGTGGATGCCTAGGCAGTTGGAGGCGATGAAGGACGTACTAACTTGCGATAAGCCATGACGAGGCAGTAAGAGCCACTTGAGTCATGGATTTCCGAATGGGGCAACCCACTGAGCTTGCTCAGTATCCGGCACTGAATAAAATAGGTGCCAGGAGGCGAACCCGGAGAACTGAAACATCTAAGTACCCGGAGGAAAAGAAATCAACCGAGATTTCCCTAGTAGCGGCGAGCGAACGGGAAGCAGCCCTTAAGCTTTACATGTGCTAACAGAATCTGTTGGGAAGCAGAGCCATAGACGGTGATAGCCCGGTATGTGAAGGTGCATGAAAAGTGAAAACGAGTAGGTCGGGACACGTGTTATCTTGACTGAATATGGGGGGACCATCCTCCAAGGCTAAATACTCCCAACTGACCGATAGTGAACCAGTACCGTGAGGGAAAGGCGAAAAGAACCCCGGCGAGGGGAGTGAAACAGAACCTGAAACCGTGTACGTACAAGCAGTAGGAGCGGACTTGTTCCGTGACTGCGTACCTTTTGTATAATGGGTCAGCGACTTATATTTTGTAGCAAGGTTAACCGTATAGGGTAGCCGTAGGGAAACCGAGTCTTAACTGGGCGTTGAGTTGCAGGGTATAGACCCGAAACCGGGCGATCTAACCATGAGCAGGTTGAAGATTGAGTAACATCAATTGGAGGACCGAACCCACTAATGTTGAAAAATTAGGGGATGACTTGTGGCTAGGAGTGAAAGGCTAATCAAGCCCGGAGATAGCTGGTTCTCCCCGAAATCTATTTAGGTAGAGCCTCGGACGAATACCATTGGGGGTAGAGCACTGTTTGGGCTAGGGGGTCATCCCGACTTACCAACCCCATGCAAACTCCGAATACCAATGAGTACTATCCGGGAGACACACGGCGGGTGCTAACGTCCGTCGTGGAGAGGGAAACAACCCAGACCGCCAGCTAAGGTCCCAAAGTTATGGCTCAGTGGGAAACGATGTGGGAAGGCACAGACAGCTAGGAGGTTGGCTTAGAAGCAGCCACCCTTTAAAGAAAGCGTAATAGCTCACTAGTCGAGTCGGCCTGCGCGGAAGATGTAACGGGGCTAAGCCATACACCG is drawn from Idiomarina piscisalsi and contains these coding sequences:
- the rpmJ gene encoding 50S ribosomal protein L36 is translated as MKVRASVKKICRNCKIIKRNGVVRVICSDAKHKQRQG
- the rpsD gene encoding 30S ribosomal protein S4; the encoded protein is MARYLGPKLKLSRREGTDLFLKSGVRAIDSKCKIETAPGQHGARRGRLSDYGVQLREKQKVRRMYGVLEKQFRNYYKEAARLKGNTGENLLQLLEQRLDNVVYRMGFASTRAEARQLVSHKAVVVNGQVVNIPSFKVRPEDVVSVREKAKKQARIGAALELAEQREKPVWIEVDNNKMEGQFKRLPERSDLSAEINEQLIVELYSK
- the rpsK gene encoding 30S ribosomal protein S11, whose product is MAKTPTRSRKRVKKQVADGMAHVHASFNNTIITITDRQGNALAWATAGGSGFRGSRKSTPFAAQVAAERAGEMAKEYGLKNLEVFVNGPGPGRESSIRALNAVGYKITNITDVTPIPHNGCRPPKKRRV
- the rpsM gene encoding 30S ribosomal protein S13, whose translation is MARIAGINVPDNKHAVIALTAIYGIGRTRSQQILAATGIAEDTTIGSLSEDKLDALRDAVSKFAVEGDLRREVSMNIKRLMDLGCFRGLRHRRSLPLRGQRTKTNARTRKGPRKPIKK
- the rplQ gene encoding 50S ribosomal protein L17, with protein sequence MRHRKSGRQLNRNSSHRQAMFRNMASSLVRHEIIKTTLPKAKELRRVVEPLITLAKQDSVANRRLAFARTRDKEIVGKLFNELGPRYEERAGGYTRIMKCGFRAGDNAPMAYIELVDRPEVEEVEEVVEETAE
- a CDS encoding DNA-directed RNA polymerase subunit alpha — protein: MQGSVTEFLKPRLVDIEQISPTHAKVTLEPLERGFGYTLGNALRRILLSSMPGCAVTEVEIDGVLHEYSSKEGVQEDVIEILLNLKGLAVSVEGKDEATLTLNKSGAGPVTAGDFTHDGDVEIVNPEHVICHLTGDYELNMRVKVERGRGYVPAASRQSADDDERPIGRLLVDASFSPVERIAYSVDAARVEQRTDLDKLVIEMETNGTLDPEEAIRRSATILAEQLDAFVELRDISEPEQKEEKPEFDPILLRPVDDLELTVRSANCLKAEAIQYIGDLVQRTEVELLKTPNLGKKSLTEIKDVLASRGLSLGMRLENWPPASLIEND
- the secY gene encoding preprotein translocase subunit SecY, with protein sequence MAKPGLESNRAQGGLSELKRRLLFVLGAIIVFRAGSFVPIPGIDAAVLAQLFEQQKDTIVAMFNMFSGGALERASVFALGIMPYISASIIMQLASVVHPRLAEIKKEGESGRRKINQYTRWGTLILATFQSIGIATGLPNLMPGLVIDPGFGFYFTAVVSLVTGTMFLMWLGEQITERGIGNGISILIFVGIVAGLPSAIGQTFEQARQGDLHLLLLLLIGVVVVAVTYFVVFVERGQRRIVVNYAKRQQGRKVFAAQSTHLPLKVNMAGVIPPIFASSIILFPGTIATWFGSGEGVVADFLQQVSMTLSPGQPLYVLLYAAAIIFFCFFYTALVFNPRETADNLKKSGAFIPGIRPGEQTSRYIDKVMTRLTLAGALYITFVCLVPEFMMIAWNVQFYFGGTSLLIIVVVIMDFMAQVQTHMMSHQYDSVLKKANLKGYGR